A genomic stretch from Lathyrus oleraceus cultivar Zhongwan6 chromosome 2, CAAS_Psat_ZW6_1.0, whole genome shotgun sequence includes:
- the LOC127121021 gene encoding probable O-methyltransferase 3, which produces MEFQNGDDVASNLLKAQSHIWNHIFNFMNSMSLKCVVDLGIPDIIHNYGKPMSLSKLIYSLPIHPSKKPCIYRLMRIMTHSGFFSQQNVTENELEIEYMLTDASRLLLKENPMSMAPFVQGMLDPVLTSPWHQVSTWLKNEDPTTFETTHGRFFWDYAAHDQIFNRLFNESLASDARLVSNLLIENCREVFNGLESLVDVGGSTGTMAKALAKSFPQMECIVFDLPQVVDGLQGSDNLNYVGGDMFQEIPQAHAILLKWILHDWNDEECVKILKKCKKSLENKGKEGKVIIIEMVLDNENENVNKSIETKLFFDMLMMVVIAGKERNKREWINLISSAGFSDYKITPILGLRSIIEIYP; this is translated from the exons ATGGAATTCCAAAATGGAGATGATGTTGCTTCCAATTTGCTCAAAGCTCAAAGCCACATATGGAATCACATTTTCAACTTCATGAATTCCATGTCACTTAAATGTGTTGTTGATTTAGGCATACCAGATATCATACACAACTATGGCAAACCCATGTCACTCTCAAAACTCATTTATTCACTACCAATCCATCCTTCCAAAAAACCTTGCATTTATCGCTTGATGCGAATCATGACTCATTCTGGTTTTTTCTCTCAACAAAATGTTACAGAGAATGAATTAGAAATTGAGTATATGTTAACGGATGCATCTAGGTTATTACTAAAGGAAAATCCAATGAGTATGGCACCGTTTGTTCAGGGTATGCTTGATCCAGTTTTGACTAGTCCGTGGCATCAAGTGTCCACTTGGTTGAAAAACGAGGATCCTACAACATTCGAAACAACACATGGGAGATTTTTTTGGGATTATGCTGCTCATGACCAAATATTTAATCGTTTATTCAATGAGTCCTTGGCAAGTGATGCTCGATTAGTAAGCAATTTGTTGATTGAGAACTGCAGGGAAGTGTTCAATGGATTGGAGTCATTGGTTGATGTTGGAGGAAGCACAGGGACCATGGCAAAGGCTCTTGCGAAATCATTCCCACAAATGGAATGCATTGTGTTTGATCTCCCACAAGTTGTTGATGGCTTACAAGGAAGTGATAACCTAAACTATGTTGGTGGAGATATGTTTCAAGAAATTCCACAAGCACATGCGATTTTGTTGAAG TGGATATTGCATGACTGGAATGATGAAGAATGTGTGAAGATATTGAAGAAATGCAAGAAATCATTGGAAAATAAAGGTAAAGAAGGAAAAGTGATAATCATAGAGATGGTGTTAGACAATGAGAATGAAAATGTTAATAAATCAATTGAAACAAAACTCTTCTTTGATATGTTAATGATGGTAGTAATAGCTGGAAAAGAGAGAAACAAAAGAGAATGGATTAATTTGATTTCTTCGGCTGGTTTTAGTGATTATAAAATAACTCCAATTTTAGGTTTAAGGTCTATTATAGAGATCTATCCATGA